In Spirosoma aureum, a single genomic region encodes these proteins:
- a CDS encoding DUF1801 domain-containing protein, with translation MNEQEQIDEYITSQPEPKRSDMEELHRLILQVLPGCKLWFDSGKNSENKTVTNPTIGYGFQTIKYADGKVRDFFQIGLSANKTGISVYILGVNDKTYLVQTFGKEIGKASVTGYCIRFKKLKDININILEAAIRYGVKFTNDN, from the coding sequence ATGAACGAACAAGAACAAATCGACGAGTATATTACCAGCCAACCTGAACCAAAACGTAGTGACATGGAAGAGTTGCACAGGCTCATTCTTCAAGTTTTACCAGGATGTAAATTATGGTTCGACTCGGGTAAAAACAGCGAAAATAAAACAGTTACTAACCCTACTATAGGCTATGGATTTCAAACCATAAAATATGCTGATGGAAAGGTCCGGGATTTTTTTCAAATAGGTTTGAGCGCAAACAAAACCGGAATCTCAGTCTATATCCTTGGGGTCAACGATAAGACCTACTTAGTCCAGACATTTGGGAAAGAAATAGGCAAGGCGAGCGTGACCGGGTATTGCATTCGATTCAAAAAATTGAAAGATATAAACATCAACATACTTGAAGCGGCAATACGATATGGGGTTAAGTTTACAAA
- a CDS encoding TonB-dependent receptor, producing the protein MRYLFLFVLLTCFGHYAAQAQVTTSSISGVISDESGNGLPGATVQAIHLPTGTPYGVTTRTEGQFNIPNMRIGGPYRITISFVGYQSETIENISLSLGQKLPLNLTLKSSSNQLSEIVVRSNANDVLNNTRTGPQTNISSEQLRNLPTIKRSVFDYTRLNPMAGGDGSFGGRNSRFNNFALNGAIFNNPFGLDASTPGGQSDAQPVSLDAIEQIQVALSPYDVTQSGFTGAGVNAVTKSGTNQFHGTAFGFYRNQDLTGKKVKGTDIIVPESNQIQYGFSVGGPIIKNKLFFFVNAEFDRRSDLGTAGWVAARPGLTGANVSRVSASDLDLVSSTLKTLYNYDTGPYENFTHKTQNSKGIAKLDWNINQTHKLSVIYNFLDAFQDKPANPSALGRRGPDFLTLQYYSSGYRINNKLNGGIVELNSNFNGKYANKLQVGYTAFRDTRDPFSAPFPTVNIGKDGVRYIVAGHEPFSINNRLTQDVFQITDNFNIYAGRHTVTLGGSFEKFSFDNSFNLGTYDGTFSDFTSVQDFITAASGNAFKTSVSNARNTFQTGNWALAQTRVGQLGLYAQDEFAVSPKVILTYGLKVDFPMYFDTKQKIQENIDRNRANYQPDNQYYDANGNPIKLNSLDLPKQTPLFSPRVGFNYDIKGDGTQKLRGGTGIFTGRFPFVWIGNQVANPSFFFYCTTDPNFKFPQVWKSSLGYDHKFKNGWITSVDILYNKDINAMVVRNYGLKTPNGRLQDPSSRPIYQVSDRAVNAFGGQTDAFVFTNTSLGNSFNTSLQVQRTWASGFYVSVGYNFLAAKEVSSLSAEISSDAYDRNPTYGNSNVAMLGQASYGSRQRIVASASKRFIYGKRWATTLSAVTEYTEGSRFSFTYAGDINNDGAFDNDLLFIPTSSQLGQMKFTGTDVQQTAQRAGFESYIQQDKYLSSHRGQVAEKFTSFTPWFSTLDVRVLQELMLANKHTIQLSLDILNFGNLLNSNWGVRQFASYTGLAQPLGVTTDGTGVPTYSFDTSQKSTFFNDSQLTSRWRMQLGLRYSF; encoded by the coding sequence ATGCGCTACTTATTTTTATTCGTTTTACTTACCTGTTTTGGCCATTATGCTGCACAGGCTCAGGTGACTACCTCTTCCATTTCGGGAGTCATCAGCGATGAAAGCGGTAACGGCTTACCCGGTGCCACGGTACAGGCCATTCACCTGCCAACGGGCACTCCATACGGCGTTACAACCCGGACCGAAGGTCAATTTAACATCCCCAATATGCGAATAGGCGGTCCTTACCGCATCACCATCTCGTTTGTTGGTTATCAGTCAGAAACCATTGAAAACATTTCGCTGAGTCTGGGGCAGAAACTACCGCTGAATCTTACGCTGAAAAGTAGCTCGAATCAACTCAGCGAGATTGTCGTTCGGTCGAATGCCAACGACGTGCTGAATAATACACGAACCGGCCCACAAACCAATATCAGCAGTGAGCAATTACGCAACCTTCCCACCATCAAGCGTTCGGTATTCGACTACACGCGATTGAATCCAATGGCCGGGGGAGATGGATCGTTTGGCGGACGAAATAGCCGCTTCAACAACTTCGCGTTGAATGGGGCCATTTTCAACAATCCCTTTGGTCTGGATGCTTCGACACCGGGGGGTCAGTCGGATGCGCAACCCGTTTCGCTCGATGCGATCGAACAGATTCAGGTGGCGCTGTCACCTTACGACGTTACGCAGTCGGGTTTCACGGGTGCGGGTGTGAATGCGGTTACAAAGTCAGGCACGAATCAGTTTCATGGGACCGCGTTTGGCTTTTACCGCAACCAGGACCTGACCGGAAAAAAGGTAAAAGGAACCGACATCATTGTTCCGGAGTCGAATCAAATCCAATATGGGTTTAGCGTCGGTGGCCCAATCATCAAAAACAAGCTGTTCTTTTTTGTCAATGCCGAATTCGACCGTCGCTCAGACCTTGGTACGGCTGGTTGGGTAGCCGCTCGTCCGGGCTTAACGGGTGCCAACGTCTCGCGGGTGTCGGCATCGGACCTCGACCTGGTGTCGAGTACGTTGAAAACGCTTTATAATTATGATACAGGCCCTTACGAAAATTTCACGCACAAGACCCAAAACTCGAAAGGTATTGCCAAACTCGACTGGAACATCAACCAGACGCACAAACTATCGGTGATTTATAACTTTCTGGATGCCTTTCAGGACAAACCGGCAAACCCTTCGGCCCTGGGTCGGCGCGGACCGGATTTTCTGACGTTGCAGTATTATAGTTCAGGCTACCGGATTAACAATAAGCTGAACGGCGGCATTGTTGAACTCAACTCAAACTTCAACGGCAAGTACGCCAATAAGTTACAGGTCGGTTATACGGCTTTCCGCGACACGCGTGATCCATTTTCAGCCCCCTTTCCAACGGTCAATATCGGCAAAGACGGCGTTCGGTATATTGTGGCCGGGCATGAACCCTTTTCGATCAACAACCGATTAACGCAGGATGTATTTCAAATCACAGACAACTTCAACATCTACGCAGGCCGACACACCGTTACGCTCGGAGGCAGTTTCGAAAAATTCAGCTTCGACAATTCCTTTAATTTGGGCACTTACGACGGTACTTTCTCCGATTTCACATCTGTTCAGGATTTTATAACGGCGGCCTCCGGCAATGCATTCAAAACATCAGTGAGCAATGCCCGTAACACGTTCCAAACGGGCAACTGGGCACTGGCCCAAACGCGCGTTGGGCAGTTAGGGCTTTATGCACAGGATGAATTTGCCGTATCGCCAAAAGTTATCCTGACTTACGGTCTGAAAGTCGATTTTCCCATGTATTTCGATACGAAACAGAAAATTCAGGAGAACATCGACCGCAACAGAGCCAACTATCAGCCTGATAACCAGTATTACGATGCCAACGGCAATCCTATTAAGCTGAATTCACTGGATCTGCCGAAGCAAACGCCCCTGTTTTCGCCAAGAGTTGGTTTCAACTACGACATCAAGGGTGATGGAACACAGAAACTGCGCGGAGGAACGGGCATTTTCACCGGTCGGTTTCCCTTTGTCTGGATTGGCAACCAGGTGGCCAATCCCAGCTTCTTTTTCTATTGTACCACCGATCCGAACTTCAAATTTCCACAAGTCTGGAAGAGTAGTCTGGGATACGATCATAAGTTTAAAAACGGCTGGATCACGTCTGTGGATATTCTTTACAATAAAGACATCAACGCCATGGTGGTCCGGAACTATGGTCTAAAAACGCCAAACGGGCGCCTTCAGGACCCAAGTAGCCGTCCCATTTATCAAGTATCGGATCGGGCGGTCAATGCCTTTGGCGGTCAAACCGATGCGTTCGTTTTCACCAATACGAGTTTAGGCAATTCGTTCAATACGAGTCTTCAGGTGCAACGGACATGGGCCAGTGGTTTCTACGTAAGTGTAGGATATAATTTTCTGGCAGCGAAGGAAGTATCATCACTAAGCGCCGAGATTTCGTCGGATGCCTACGACCGCAATCCAACCTATGGCAATTCGAATGTGGCCATGCTTGGGCAGGCTTCTTATGGTAGCCGTCAGCGCATAGTGGCGTCGGCTTCCAAACGATTTATCTATGGCAAACGCTGGGCAACTACCCTATCGGCCGTAACCGAATATACCGAAGGAAGCCGATTCAGCTTCACGTACGCGGGCGACATCAACAACGACGGCGCATTCGACAACGACCTTTTGTTTATTCCAACCAGCAGCCAGTTAGGGCAGATGAAATTTACAGGTACAGATGTTCAGCAGACTGCGCAACGGGCAGGCTTTGAATCGTATATTCAGCAGGATAAATATCTAAGTTCACACCGGGGTCAGGTTGCAGAGAAATTTACCAGTTTTACCCCCTGGTTCTCCACTCTCGATGTGCGCGTGTTGCAGGAGTTGATGCTGGCCAACAAACATACCATCCAGTTGAGCCTGGATATTCTCAACTTTGGCAATCTGCTCAATAGTAACTGGGGAGTTCGTCAGTTTGCCTCCTATACGGGTCTGGCACAACCGCTGGGCGTTACTACAGATGGCACCGGGGTTCCGACCTATAGCTTCGATACAAGCCAGAAATCGACGTTCTTCAACGACTCCCAACTGACGTCTCGCTGGCGGATGCAGTTGGGCTTGCGATACTCATTTTAA
- a CDS encoding DUF819 family protein produces the protein MADSIFILFVLCLNVIICEWLIKKPGFRHIGTALLVIILTAIESNLKIIPTTETPVYEGIFSYVAPFALFLLLLGVNLKDLRQAGLPMLTMFLIGSVGTIIGVLVSVWAFSAPQTVGQLFYALAGMFTGTYIGGGINFNAVALHYNVSKAGNLFVAATAADNIMTALWMVVTLLIPRFLQQRFPHQKTASQITTQPTTATDMIDDPFSDTETMTPNDLALLLALGFGAISLSKLLAFFVPAAPFVLILTTLALLLAQFRIINNLRGSRLLGMFGVYIFLAVIGAYCDVAALIDDGQLAFVLFGMILLLVLIHAVFVFGLGALFRQDWAVLGIASQANIGGATSALALARSLNRSDLQLPAVLVGTLGNAIGTYLGIFVAEMLR, from the coding sequence GTGGCTGACTCTATTTTTATTCTCTTTGTACTTTGCCTGAACGTTATTATCTGTGAATGGCTCATTAAAAAGCCAGGTTTTCGTCATATCGGAACGGCTTTACTGGTGATTATCCTGACCGCTATCGAGTCGAATCTAAAAATCATTCCCACGACCGAAACGCCCGTCTATGAGGGCATCTTTAGTTATGTTGCCCCTTTTGCCCTTTTCCTGTTACTTCTAGGTGTAAATCTGAAAGATTTGCGACAGGCTGGCCTGCCGATGCTGACAATGTTTCTTATTGGGTCGGTCGGGACAATAATCGGCGTTTTAGTCAGTGTGTGGGCGTTTTCGGCTCCACAAACTGTCGGGCAGCTGTTTTATGCACTGGCTGGTATGTTTACAGGAACCTATATCGGTGGAGGAATTAACTTTAATGCGGTTGCCCTGCACTATAATGTTTCTAAAGCGGGTAATCTGTTTGTAGCTGCTACGGCCGCCGACAATATCATGACAGCGCTCTGGATGGTGGTAACCTTACTGATACCCCGCTTTTTACAACAGCGTTTTCCGCATCAGAAAACAGCCAGTCAGATTACCACGCAGCCAACAACGGCGACCGATATGATCGATGACCCTTTTTCGGATACAGAAACGATGACCCCCAATGATCTGGCCCTATTGCTTGCCCTGGGGTTTGGGGCTATTTCTCTGTCAAAACTACTAGCGTTTTTTGTTCCTGCGGCTCCATTCGTGTTGATCCTGACGACTCTGGCGCTGCTATTGGCGCAATTCCGGATAATCAATAACCTTCGTGGGAGTAGATTACTGGGCATGTTTGGCGTCTATATTTTTCTGGCAGTTATTGGAGCTTATTGCGATGTTGCCGCTCTGATCGACGATGGCCAACTCGCTTTTGTTCTGTTTGGAATGATCCTTTTATTGGTTCTGATTCATGCCGTTTTTGTTTTTGGCCTTGGAGCCCTCTTTCGTCAGGATTGGGCAGTACTGGGAATCGCATCGCAGGCTAATATAGGAGGAGCCACGTCGGCATTGGCTTTGGCGAGGAGTCTGAACCGTTCGGATTTACAGCTTCCGGCTGTTTTGGTCGGCACCCTCGGTAATGCGATCGGCACCTATCTGGGCATTTTTGTCGCAGAAATGCTACGGTGA
- a CDS encoding DoxX family protein, producing the protein MAFFLGLVSIAALLYGIGWIAQNNYLLTFHNDMLWATTTMFVLIGLMHLRKPDQLTYMIANFMPNARLLVLLSGVAEVMLGIGMVFSETRILAAWGLILLLMAMFPANINVAVNKLPPPGNLPAKPWYVWSRLLFQPIYIIWIWYAVFGR; encoded by the coding sequence ATGGCTTTCTTCCTTGGATTAGTATCGATTGCCGCTTTACTATACGGAATCGGCTGGATCGCTCAAAATAACTATTTACTGACTTTCCACAATGACATGCTTTGGGCCACTACCACGATGTTTGTGCTGATTGGACTAATGCATCTGCGCAAACCGGACCAGCTTACGTATATGATTGCCAACTTTATGCCTAATGCACGGTTGCTGGTGTTGTTATCGGGGGTTGCCGAAGTTATGCTCGGTATTGGTATGGTGTTTTCCGAAACCCGCATCTTGGCTGCCTGGGGCCTGATTCTACTGCTTATGGCCATGTTTCCCGCCAATATCAATGTTGCTGTCAACAAGTTGCCTCCTCCGGGTAATTTGCCAGCCAAACCGTGGTATGTTTGGTCACGGCTGTTGTTTCAGCCTATCTATATTATCTGGATCTGGTATGCTGTTTTTGGGCGGTAG
- a CDS encoding Crp/Fnr family transcriptional regulator, with protein MNDLDRLHQRFNELVPLTDEQWLRFVPIVESVDYDKNEFLIEAGEVERYIYYIAEGMVRLSFNHDGKDISIDFVFKHNFVSAYSSFLTEQPSEFSVQALTDVQALRFSRTNLYQLYEESHPAERIGRLIAEQAFLRKTSREVQFLTSTARQRYAQLVDQNPVLVQTISVRHLASYLGIEPESLSRIRRAR; from the coding sequence ATGAATGACCTTGACCGACTACACCAGCGATTCAATGAGTTAGTCCCGTTAACGGATGAACAATGGCTTCGTTTCGTTCCGATCGTTGAGTCAGTTGACTATGACAAAAATGAGTTTCTGATCGAGGCTGGGGAGGTTGAGCGATACATTTATTACATCGCTGAGGGAATGGTACGTTTATCGTTCAATCATGACGGGAAAGACATTTCAATTGACTTCGTGTTCAAACACAATTTTGTTTCGGCCTATTCATCCTTTCTGACAGAGCAACCCAGTGAATTTAGTGTACAGGCCTTGACCGATGTGCAGGCATTGCGGTTCAGCCGCACAAATCTTTATCAGTTGTATGAGGAGTCTCACCCAGCCGAACGCATTGGCCGACTGATTGCCGAGCAGGCTTTTCTGCGGAAAACAAGCCGCGAGGTTCAGTTTTTGACCAGTACAGCCAGGCAGCGTTATGCTCAGTTGGTTGACCAGAATCCGGTTCTGGTTCAGACGATTTCCGTCCGTCATCTCGCTTCCTACCTTGGCATTGAACCCGAAAGTCTGAGTCGTATTCGTAGAGCGCGTTGA
- a CDS encoding nuclear transport factor 2 family protein produces MANHPNLDLIHKFFEAYATNNLPAIEQILSPAIRWHIPGNHPLSGVKNGIAEVMAYFSHLGKAAFQASPIVIGVNDHFVIDCHQNWSSLEGDHNLNAMSCLLWKIDGGKIVEVYNFPEDQHKVDAFFQAVYGD; encoded by the coding sequence ATGGCAAACCATCCTAATCTCGACCTTATACATAAATTTTTTGAGGCATACGCAACCAACAATCTGCCAGCCATTGAACAAATTCTTTCGCCTGCTATTCGGTGGCATATTCCTGGAAATCACCCGTTGAGCGGTGTGAAAAACGGCATTGCTGAGGTTATGGCCTATTTTTCTCATTTAGGTAAGGCTGCTTTTCAGGCCAGCCCGATTGTGATTGGGGTTAATGATCACTTTGTAATTGACTGTCACCAGAACTGGAGTTCGCTGGAGGGTGACCATAACCTGAATGCAATGTCGTGCCTGCTCTGGAAAATTGACGGTGGAAAGATCGTTGAAGTCTATAATTTTCCTGAAGATCAGCACAAGGTAGATGCATTCTTTCAAGCCGTTTATGGCGATTAA
- a CDS encoding AraC family transcriptional regulator, with the protein MSRQFVSCSSIIDQTTSPFVIYHQQLGCFHSDWHQHSWGQLIYAEKGCVHLTCVGKTILLPGWYGAWIPADTYHEIWSDSVHLHMRAICFPVSPVNKSLNDQLSVFPVSALLREMIRYTEKWSQSDQEELPVHTFLQAIQNLLPDEIKKAIPVCLPSTRHEKLAQVIDYIQLHLSEKVNIQQIARHFGLSVRTLTRLFTQQLGTSFSSFCKIARIMKALELIETGHDNVSQLADLVGYESLSTFSNNFLEICGNRPLQFIQEKRR; encoded by the coding sequence ATGAGTAGACAATTTGTAAGCTGTTCATCAATTATTGACCAGACAACCAGCCCGTTCGTTATCTATCATCAGCAACTGGGCTGTTTTCACTCCGATTGGCATCAGCATTCCTGGGGTCAACTGATCTATGCCGAAAAGGGTTGTGTCCATCTAACCTGCGTAGGAAAAACCATATTACTTCCTGGTTGGTATGGTGCCTGGATTCCAGCCGATACATACCACGAAATCTGGTCAGACAGTGTTCATCTACACATGCGGGCGATCTGCTTTCCGGTATCGCCTGTCAACAAGTCCCTCAACGATCAGCTTTCCGTGTTTCCCGTTTCGGCTTTGCTCCGGGAAATGATCCGTTATACTGAAAAATGGAGCCAGAGCGATCAGGAGGAGCTGCCTGTCCATACGTTTTTGCAGGCGATTCAGAATCTGCTGCCGGATGAGATCAAAAAGGCAATACCTGTTTGTTTACCTTCTACCCGGCATGAGAAGCTAGCTCAGGTCATCGATTATATCCAGTTGCATCTGTCCGAAAAAGTCAACATCCAGCAGATAGCCCGTCATTTTGGGCTATCGGTTCGCACGTTAACCCGGCTATTTACACAGCAACTGGGCACTTCCTTTTCGAGCTTCTGCAAAATAGCCCGTATCATGAAAGCATTGGAGTTGATCGAGACGGGTCATGACAATGTTTCGCAATTAGCCGATCTTGTCGGGTACGAAAGCCTGTCTACCTTCAGCAACAATTTTCTGGAAATCTGTGGTAACCGTCCATTGCAATTCATTCAGGAAAAAAGACGGTAA
- a CDS encoding S8 family peptidase, with product MRRLLPFATLINVALVGVSLFGCQTDSTLEPTGFSADCLVKASSNNGVAIAGSYIVTYQPTESLPTAPGARIAAAETSAEQFLIHYQVANVQVEVLGSGEQTSFLANLTTSELERVRLDPAVASIEQDRIMSICNCVDVQTTLTLLWNIQQTGYGRGDLQTTKTAWIIDTGIDLDHPDLNVDTERSRSFVSGQTSADDENGHGTHVAGIIGAKNNNVGITGVASGARLVALRVLDDDGEGRLSGIIQAVNYVTLNGKAGDVVNMSLGGEGISATLENAILKAANAGILFAIAAGNDSKNSDNYSPARVNHANVFTVSAMSQTNQFASFSNFGSSVDVCAYGVRITSTYKDGKYATLSGTSMAAPHVAGLLFIRGNNLPTHGTVQGDPDGTPDPMAGE from the coding sequence ATGCGACGTTTACTCCCGTTTGCGACACTAATCAATGTCGCTCTTGTTGGCGTTAGTTTATTCGGCTGCCAGACTGATAGTACGCTCGAACCGACCGGCTTTTCGGCCGACTGTCTGGTTAAAGCTTCTTCGAATAATGGGGTGGCCATTGCCGGTTCTTACATTGTTACGTATCAGCCGACAGAATCACTGCCTACTGCACCCGGAGCCCGAATCGCTGCTGCCGAAACCTCAGCCGAACAATTCCTGATACACTATCAGGTAGCCAATGTTCAGGTCGAGGTGCTGGGATCGGGCGAACAGACCAGTTTTCTGGCGAATCTGACGACCAGCGAGCTGGAGCGGGTACGACTGGACCCGGCCGTGGCATCGATTGAGCAAGACCGGATCATGTCTATTTGCAATTGTGTAGATGTGCAGACAACGTTGACACTGCTCTGGAACATTCAGCAGACCGGATACGGGCGTGGTGATCTGCAAACGACCAAAACGGCCTGGATTATTGATACCGGCATCGATCTGGATCATCCGGATCTGAACGTCGATACGGAGCGTAGCCGATCTTTTGTGAGCGGACAAACATCGGCCGATGATGAGAACGGACACGGCACTCATGTTGCCGGGATCATCGGCGCGAAGAACAACAACGTTGGTATAACAGGCGTTGCTTCCGGCGCGCGTCTGGTTGCACTGAGGGTTTTGGACGATGATGGAGAAGGCCGGTTGTCGGGGATCATACAGGCGGTTAACTATGTGACGCTAAACGGTAAGGCTGGCGATGTTGTCAACATGAGCCTGGGGGGTGAAGGAATTTCGGCAACGCTGGAAAACGCCATTCTGAAGGCAGCTAATGCTGGTATTCTGTTTGCAATTGCGGCTGGCAATGACAGTAAAAACAGCGACAATTATTCGCCTGCCCGCGTCAATCACGCCAATGTCTTTACTGTATCGGCAATGAGCCAGACGAACCAGTTCGCTTCGTTTTCCAATTTTGGCAGCAGCGTGGATGTCTGCGCCTACGGTGTACGGATCACATCGACCTATAAAGATGGAAAATATGCTACGTTGAGTGGTACATCGATGGCGGCCCCTCACGTTGCGGGGTTATTGTTTATTCGGGGAAATAATCTGCCAACGCACGGCACTGTTCAGGGTGATCCGGATGGAACCCCCGATCCAATGGCGGGAGAATAA
- a CDS encoding 3-oxoacyl-ACP synthase III family protein, protein MKNARIAGLGYYVPDRVVPNVELAPLVNVSEDWIQGRTGIEQRHYRKKHGETTTTMGAAAARIAIDRAGILPADVDFIIFATLSPDYYFPGNGVLLQRELGITHQTMGALDIRNQCSGFIYALSIADQFVKTGKFKNVLVVGAETHSRNLDFSPSGRDVTILFGDGAGAAVIQPCDEPGRGILTTHLHADGTYAEELACFNPGAHAGYYFEKDHFKFTDEEIEFISLHDDHTSIPHMNGQTVLRHAVTRFPEVILEALDEMNLSPKDIDLLVPHQANLRIAQLVQKRLGLTDEKVFNNIHKFGNTTAASIPIALCEAWEQGKIEDGSLLCVAAFGSGFTWGSALIRW, encoded by the coding sequence ATGAAAAATGCGAGAATTGCCGGTTTAGGCTATTATGTTCCGGATCGGGTTGTGCCCAATGTTGAGCTGGCTCCGCTGGTTAATGTTTCTGAAGACTGGATACAGGGACGAACAGGTATCGAGCAACGCCATTACCGCAAGAAACATGGCGAAACGACTACCACGATGGGGGCCGCAGCTGCCCGCATCGCCATCGACCGGGCGGGTATTTTACCCGCGGACGTTGATTTTATCATTTTTGCCACACTTAGCCCCGACTATTATTTTCCCGGCAATGGCGTATTGCTACAGCGTGAGCTTGGCATCACGCACCAGACCATGGGTGCGCTGGACATTCGGAATCAATGCTCGGGCTTCATTTATGCCCTCTCGATTGCCGACCAATTTGTGAAAACCGGGAAATTTAAAAATGTGCTGGTGGTAGGGGCTGAAACGCATTCGAGGAATCTGGACTTTTCGCCTTCAGGGCGTGATGTGACGATTCTGTTTGGCGATGGAGCAGGTGCCGCTGTCATTCAACCCTGCGACGAGCCGGGGCGCGGCATTCTAACGACTCACCTCCATGCTGATGGTACATATGCCGAAGAACTGGCCTGTTTCAATCCTGGAGCCCATGCGGGTTATTACTTTGAAAAAGATCATTTTAAGTTTACGGATGAGGAAATAGAGTTTATTTCACTGCACGACGACCATACCAGTATTCCGCACATGAATGGCCAGACGGTTTTGCGCCATGCGGTAACCCGTTTTCCGGAGGTTATACTGGAAGCGCTGGATGAAATGAACCTATCGCCGAAAGATATTGATCTGCTGGTACCGCACCAGGCTAATCTTCGCATTGCGCAACTGGTGCAGAAACGCCTGGGCTTAACCGACGAAAAAGTGTTCAACAACATTCATAAATTTGGGAATACCACGGCTGCATCCATTCCAATTGCGTTATGCGAAGCCTGGGAGCAAGGAAAAATCGAAGATGGTTCTTTACTTTGCGTGGCCGCGTTTGGGAGTGGCTTTACGTGGGGTTCGGCCCTGATTCGGTGGTAG